Proteins encoded by one window of Cylindrospermum stagnale PCC 7417:
- a CDS encoding AAA family ATPase: protein MSETHSVLNRLGQGLNQVIVGQSNLIKQLLVALLAGGHIILEGVPGTGKTLLVKVLAQLIQADFRRIQLTPDVLPSDITGTNIFDLDSRNFILKKGPVFTEVLLADEINRTPPKTQAALLESMEEMQVTLDGESLPLPDLFWVIATQNPLEFEGTYPLPEAQLDRFLFKLVVDYPDQAAEKQMLLNRQAGFAARRGDISRMKPIATVADILQARQAVKKVNVSDAIIDYLLALVRTSRQYPDLALGASPRAAGAWMQTSQAAAWLAGRDFVTPDDVKAVASPLLRHRLLLKPESMLDGLQIDAVIAAVINQVPVPR, encoded by the coding sequence ATGAGTGAAACCCATTCTGTATTAAATCGCCTCGGACAAGGGCTTAACCAAGTAATCGTCGGACAATCCAACCTGATAAAGCAGCTATTAGTCGCACTGCTAGCAGGTGGGCACATAATTTTAGAAGGAGTCCCAGGAACTGGTAAAACACTTTTAGTAAAAGTGTTAGCGCAGTTAATTCAAGCCGATTTTCGTCGCATTCAACTAACACCAGATGTTTTACCATCAGATATTACTGGTACAAATATTTTTGACTTAGATAGCCGCAATTTCATTTTGAAAAAAGGCCCCGTATTTACAGAAGTACTGCTAGCAGATGAAATTAACCGCACTCCCCCCAAAACCCAAGCAGCGCTGCTAGAATCAATGGAAGAAATGCAGGTAACGCTGGATGGTGAAAGTTTACCTTTACCTGATTTATTTTGGGTAATTGCCACACAAAATCCCCTGGAATTTGAAGGTACTTATCCTTTACCAGAAGCACAGTTAGATCGATTTCTATTTAAGCTAGTAGTAGATTATCCTGATCAAGCGGCAGAAAAGCAAATGTTACTCAATCGTCAAGCGGGTTTTGCTGCCAGACGTGGGGATATTAGCCGCATGAAACCAATTGCTACAGTAGCAGATATTTTGCAAGCAAGGCAAGCAGTTAAAAAAGTTAATGTATCAGATGCGATAATTGATTATCTTTTGGCATTGGTGAGAACATCCCGTCAATATCCTGATTTAGCTTTGGGTGCTTCACCTCGCGCAGCGGGTGCTTGGATGCAGACTTCTCAAGCAGCAGCATGGTTAGCTGGTAGGGATTTTGTCACACCAGATGATGTAAAAGCGGTTGCTTCCCCTCTGCTGCGCCATCGCTTGCTTTTGAAACCAGAATCAATGCTTGATGGTTTACAAATTGATGCGGTAATTGCTGCGGTAATTAATCAAGTGCCGGTGCCAAGATGA
- a CDS encoding DUF4350 domain-containing protein, giving the protein MKRSNRLAWLGAIALAVIILLSLIAAPSSKNNSSSTYSTGPDGYGAWYAFMQQQGTSIQRWQKPLSDIQQQKSPATLLRINGNLNPPVLESKEREWVEKGNTLVILGVSQPVTAAEFSTKQTSSFGDIKIDTRRRHQKSKQQQLFLGDRFGAVVWEEKHKQGKVIFATTPYLAANAYQDYLSNFQYLSDLVTKKSNTVFVDEYIHGYKDADVREKEGEGNLFSYLAKTPLLPVLEQLGVLLLVLIWAQNRRFGKPVTLDTPVIDNSQAYIQALAGVLQKAESRDFVLEMLGKQEQLQLQKTLGLGQVLLEHQILLKVWEEKIGSSTAELDAVLKMQLRKQSMSERDLLSWLGKWQTLREIQNSK; this is encoded by the coding sequence ATGAAACGCTCAAATCGCCTTGCTTGGCTGGGTGCGATCGCTCTAGCAGTGATCATTTTACTGAGCTTAATAGCAGCACCCAGCAGCAAAAACAATAGTAGTTCTACTTACAGCACTGGGCCTGATGGCTATGGTGCTTGGTATGCTTTTATGCAACAACAGGGAACATCTATCCAGCGCTGGCAAAAGCCTTTGAGTGATATCCAGCAGCAAAAAAGCCCAGCCACCCTACTGCGGATAAACGGCAACCTCAATCCACCAGTGCTAGAAAGTAAAGAACGAGAATGGGTAGAAAAAGGCAATACGTTGGTAATTTTAGGCGTGAGTCAGCCAGTAACAGCGGCTGAATTTAGCACCAAACAAACATCGTCTTTTGGAGATATTAAGATTGACACCCGCCGACGGCATCAGAAAAGTAAACAGCAACAACTTTTTTTAGGCGATCGCTTCGGTGCTGTCGTCTGGGAAGAAAAACACAAACAGGGAAAAGTAATTTTTGCTACCACTCCTTATTTAGCCGCCAACGCTTACCAAGATTATTTAAGTAATTTCCAGTATTTATCTGATTTAGTTACAAAAAAAAGTAACACAGTATTTGTTGATGAATATATTCACGGCTACAAAGACGCCGATGTGAGGGAGAAAGAAGGCGAAGGTAACTTATTCAGTTACTTGGCAAAAACTCCCTTATTACCAGTACTGGAACAGTTAGGAGTTTTGTTATTAGTGCTAATTTGGGCACAAAATCGCCGCTTTGGTAAACCAGTAACTTTAGATACCCCAGTCATCGATAACAGCCAGGCATACATCCAAGCTTTAGCCGGAGTCTTGCAAAAAGCTGAATCCAGAGACTTTGTTCTAGAAATGCTGGGTAAACAAGAACAACTGCAACTCCAAAAAACCTTGGGATTAGGGCAAGTACTTCTAGAACATCAGATTTTGCTGAAAGTCTGGGAGGAAAAAATAGGCAGTAGTACGGCAGAACTAGATGCAGTATTAAAGATGCAATTACGAAAACAATCCATGAGTGAACGAGACCTGTTAAGCTGGTTGGGGAAATGGCAAACTCTGCGGGAAATTCAAAATTCAAAATAG
- a CDS encoding DUF4129 domain-containing protein, with amino-acid sequence MSTDTFEKTNLGWQFSLFQKQVEEWVEYQFSHFQKALPELPGWSISPWLSELLKFLFWLVLGLFIAWIVWRLWQEFGHFIYSWLAGVGNSPVSGAKIPSHEATIAFLLTRSQEFSRQDNYREACRCLYLAMLQQLHQQAIAIQQSSRTDGEYLQLLSSCVTPLQPYETLITTHEQLCFANTEILPENYQQCRQAYQEIFKD; translated from the coding sequence ATGTCTACAGATACTTTTGAAAAAACTAATTTGGGTTGGCAGTTTTCTTTGTTCCAAAAACAAGTAGAAGAATGGGTAGAATATCAATTTTCTCACTTCCAAAAAGCTTTACCAGAATTGCCTGGATGGTCAATTAGTCCTTGGTTGAGTGAGTTACTTAAATTCCTGTTTTGGCTGGTACTCGGCTTATTTATAGCTTGGATAGTTTGGCGGTTATGGCAAGAATTTGGTCATTTTATCTATTCTTGGCTGGCTGGTGTTGGGAATTCCCCAGTCTCTGGGGCTAAAATTCCCTCCCATGAAGCAACGATCGCCTTTTTATTGACGCGATCGCAAGAATTTTCCCGTCAGGATAACTACCGTGAGGCTTGCCGTTGTCTATATTTAGCGATGTTGCAGCAGTTGCATCAGCAAGCGATCGCTATTCAACAATCCAGCCGCACAGATGGAGAATATCTGCAATTGCTCAGTTCTTGCGTAACTCCCCTACAGCCTTATGAAACTTTAATTACCACTCACGAGCAATTGTGTTTTGCTAATACTGAGATTTTGCCAGAAAATTATCAGCAGTGTCGGCAAGCCTATCAGGAGATTTTCAAAGACTGA
- a CDS encoding DUF2243 domain-containing protein, with protein sequence MSAKSEVSSRRVPLIAAGIFLGLGLGGFIDGILLHQILQWHHMLSNIRPLTSVSNIDLNMVWDGLFHALDWVLTVIGVALLWHAGGREDVPWSSQTFIGSILVGAGLFHLVEGLINHGILGIHHVKPGPNQLAWDLGFLVFGALLVLIGWLMIQKSRKYTV encoded by the coding sequence ATGAGTGCGAAAAGTGAAGTCAGCAGCAGACGTGTACCGTTGATTGCTGCTGGAATTTTCCTCGGTCTAGGTCTCGGAGGCTTCATTGATGGCATCCTGCTGCATCAGATCCTTCAATGGCATCACATGCTCAGTAATATTCGACCGCTGACAAGCGTCTCCAATATAGATTTAAACATGGTATGGGATGGGTTATTTCATGCCTTAGACTGGGTACTAACTGTGATAGGAGTAGCCTTACTGTGGCATGCTGGAGGGCGTGAAGATGTTCCTTGGTCATCACAAACCTTCATCGGGTCAATCTTGGTCGGTGCTGGGTTGTTCCACTTGGTTGAAGGACTAATTAACCATGGAATTCTAGGTATCCATCATGTAAAACCAGGTCCAAATCAGTTAGCTTGGGATTTGGGGTTTCTGGTGTTTGGTGCATTACTTGTGCTCATCGGCTGGTTAATGATCCAAAAAAGTAGGAAGTATACAGTGTGA
- a CDS encoding NADAR family protein — protein MTIYFYKVWQPYGCFSNFSPHGIQIEGIYWPTVEHYYQAQKFVGSVDAVIIPVIHAAATPEAAAALGRCCTRRLRTDWELVKTQVMREAVLKKFLTHADVREALLITGDEILVENSPTDYFWGCGADQTGHNYLGKILMSVREEIRKLPSASVNFE, from the coding sequence ATGACCATTTATTTTTACAAGGTTTGGCAGCCTTATGGCTGTTTTTCTAACTTTTCTCCCCACGGAATCCAAATTGAGGGTATTTACTGGCCAACAGTTGAGCATTATTATCAGGCTCAGAAGTTTGTCGGGAGTGTGGATGCGGTGATTATACCTGTAATTCATGCCGCTGCTACTCCTGAAGCCGCAGCAGCATTGGGACGATGTTGCACCCGTCGATTACGTACAGACTGGGAGTTGGTCAAAACTCAGGTGATGCGAGAAGCTGTACTCAAAAAGTTTCTCACTCATGCTGATGTTAGAGAAGCACTCCTAATTACGGGTGATGAAATTCTGGTAGAAAACTCGCCAACGGATTATTTCTGGGGCTGTGGTGCTGATCAAACTGGTCACAACTATCTCGGCAAAATCCTCATGAGTGTGCGTGAAGAAATTCGCAAGTTACCTTCAGCCTCTGTAAATTTTGAATGA
- a CDS encoding GAF domain-containing sensor histidine kinase, with protein sequence MRFTDKPNGLQQRLNQEGLLHRMIKQIRRSLELQEILTTTVNEVRSFLGTDRVKVYRFAADGSGEVIAESIHEQRLPSLLGLHFPLHDIPQTAREMFLVARQRSIVDVVSGKIGLSPLRSKETGESLQSQNIHYRQVDPCHIQYLSAMGVQSSLVVPILHYDLTKESTNPELWGLLVSHHSEPRTILKRELKVVQQIADQVAIGISQSNLLREARAQQQREAIINRINTLLHERPTIQLQKALEATIAAFDGVGGRLYVEQSGELYTWGEQPTLPYTENSIIERHPEWQNWMTESKPGNIWAIADLYKETRLRVLTTAFRSTRIRGLMAIPLHYRENFIGMLSIFRPEFDTEILWAGQCDQNQRQQQPRLSFDIWREQKKGQAPEWKPEEISLGQALSYDFSMVIQQQQTYLQLQSLNANLELRVQEQTAELEKSLLLTKAIKQVADHIRSTLDLNTTLQTIVREVRPLLNSDRVLIYRLLSESEGEIIVEEVNGNWRSVLGMKTPPECFPDEYARHYFRGRVRAINNVSTESLSSCHREFLENLQVQANLIVPIKIGKQLWGLLIAHHCESSRNWQEAEIDLLQQLADQAAIAIQQAQLYQQSCDAEAEARQKAAQLEHTLYQLRETQAKLIHTEKMSSLGQLVAGVAHEINNPVNFIYGNLCHASDYTEQLLDLLQLYQSHYPNPSSTIRSTVESIDFDFLVQDLPKIMSSMRVGADRIRSIVLSLRNFSRLDEAANKPVDLHEGINNTLLILQHRLKGNGDFPGIEVIKDYGNLPKVECYAGQMNQVFMNIINNAIDVLIEESLADGKQENNKAAPSIRISTRVSADNTHLLISIADNGPGMSEEVKKRIFDPFFTTKPVGKGTGLGLAISYQIIVEKHGGLMECISEIGKGTEFWIEIPLKFLGGVIDY encoded by the coding sequence ATGAGATTTACTGATAAACCAAACGGTTTACAGCAGCGCCTAAACCAAGAAGGTTTGCTGCACCGGATGATCAAACAGATTAGGCGATCGCTCGAACTCCAAGAAATATTAACAACCACGGTTAATGAAGTTCGTTCATTCTTGGGTACAGATCGGGTGAAAGTGTATCGGTTTGCCGCCGATGGTAGTGGTGAAGTCATTGCCGAATCTATTCATGAACAGCGTCTACCATCCCTATTGGGGTTGCACTTCCCACTCCATGACATTCCCCAAACGGCGAGAGAGATGTTTCTGGTGGCGCGGCAACGTTCAATTGTGGATGTAGTTAGTGGCAAAATAGGTTTGTCTCCACTACGCTCAAAAGAAACTGGCGAATCTCTACAAAGTCAGAATATCCACTATCGACAGGTAGACCCGTGTCATATTCAATACTTAAGTGCAATGGGCGTCCAGTCTTCGTTGGTGGTGCCGATTTTACATTATGACTTAACAAAAGAATCGACAAATCCTGAATTATGGGGATTGCTGGTATCGCACCATAGTGAACCGCGAACTATTTTAAAGCGGGAACTGAAAGTAGTGCAGCAAATTGCCGATCAGGTAGCGATCGGCATTTCTCAAAGTAACCTACTTAGAGAAGCCCGCGCCCAGCAACAGCGAGAAGCGATTATTAACCGCATCAACACCCTATTGCACGAAAGACCCACAATCCAGTTGCAGAAAGCGCTAGAAGCAACTATTGCTGCATTCGATGGAGTTGGTGGCAGGCTGTATGTTGAACAGAGTGGGGAACTATATACTTGGGGTGAGCAGCCGACACTCCCCTACACAGAAAACAGCATCATCGAACGGCATCCTGAATGGCAAAACTGGATGACTGAGTCCAAACCAGGTAATATTTGGGCGATTGCTGACCTCTACAAAGAAACACGTTTGCGAGTTTTGACCACGGCGTTCCGGTCTACTCGAATTCGGGGACTGATGGCGATTCCTCTACATTACCGCGAAAATTTTATCGGTATGTTGAGCATTTTTCGCCCAGAATTTGATACCGAAATCCTGTGGGCTGGACAGTGTGACCAAAATCAGCGACAACAGCAACCGCGCCTTTCTTTTGATATTTGGCGAGAGCAAAAAAAAGGACAAGCACCTGAGTGGAAGCCCGAAGAAATCTCACTGGGTCAAGCTTTGTCCTATGACTTCTCAATGGTAATTCAGCAGCAGCAAACATACCTACAGCTACAGTCACTAAATGCCAATCTAGAACTTCGGGTGCAAGAGCAAACCGCTGAACTGGAAAAATCATTACTGCTGACTAAGGCAATCAAGCAAGTTGCAGACCATATCCGCAGTACATTGGACTTGAATACAACCCTGCAAACCATCGTCCGGGAAGTGCGCCCCCTGCTTAATTCAGACCGGGTGCTGATTTACCGCTTACTAAGTGAATCTGAGGGTGAGATAATTGTTGAAGAGGTCAATGGTAATTGGCGGTCGGTGCTGGGAATGAAAACACCACCAGAATGCTTTCCTGATGAATATGCCCGTCATTACTTTCGCGGTAGGGTAAGGGCGATAAACAATGTATCAACAGAGTCTTTAAGTTCCTGTCATCGAGAGTTTTTGGAGAATCTGCAAGTCCAAGCCAACTTAATTGTACCCATTAAAATAGGGAAGCAACTATGGGGGTTACTCATTGCCCACCATTGTGAATCTTCCAGAAATTGGCAGGAAGCAGAAATTGATTTGCTGCAACAGCTAGCGGATCAGGCAGCGATCGCTATTCAGCAAGCACAACTCTACCAACAAAGCTGTGATGCAGAAGCAGAAGCAAGGCAAAAAGCTGCACAATTAGAGCATACCCTGTACCAACTCCGAGAAACACAGGCAAAATTAATTCACACCGAAAAAATGTCCAGTTTAGGACAGTTAGTAGCGGGTGTAGCCCACGAAATCAACAACCCCGTTAACTTTATCTACGGTAACTTGTGCCACGCCAGTGACTACACCGAACAGCTGCTCGACCTTTTACAACTCTACCAATCGCATTATCCCAACCCCAGTAGTACAATTCGCTCGACCGTTGAATCTATAGATTTTGACTTTTTGGTACAAGACTTACCAAAAATTATGTCATCAATGCGAGTAGGAGCAGATCGTATCCGCTCAATTGTGCTTTCATTGCGTAATTTTTCTCGCCTAGATGAGGCAGCAAACAAGCCTGTTGACCTGCATGAAGGCATCAATAATACTTTATTGATTTTGCAACATCGGCTGAAGGGAAATGGTGATTTTCCTGGCATTGAGGTAATCAAAGACTATGGCAATTTACCAAAGGTGGAATGCTATGCCGGTCAGATGAATCAGGTATTCATGAATATTATCAACAATGCCATTGATGTCCTGATTGAAGAGAGTCTCGCAGATGGAAAGCAAGAGAATAACAAAGCCGCACCAAGCATCCGGATTTCTACTAGAGTCTCAGCAGATAATACCCATCTGCTAATTAGCATCGCCGATAATGGGCCAGGAATGAGTGAAGAAGTGAAAAAGCGAATTTTTGACCCGTTTTTCACTACTAAGCCTGTGGGCAAGGGTACGGGACTGGGACTGGCTATCAGCTATCAGATTATTGTCGAAAAGCATGGTGGATTGATGGAGTGTATCTCAGAAATAGGTAAAGGCACAGAGTTCTGGATTGAGATTCCCCTCAAATTCCTAGGAGGAGTCATTGATTATTAG
- the mltA gene encoding murein transglycosylase A codes for MRKTLALLSLSLGIALVNPLWSVVAQIPNIPSSPVPTSPEVQPPLKPIDLQANCTPRNACLGWDEQIWNSRGKKGDRQALLASIDNSLRYLGKNEAIAAYQNYPIKEISLDRVRRSLLRFRQLVVSSQSPAQLQAAVRREFVFYKSVGNDGKGTVKFTAYYEPVYTASRVKTSVYKYPLYQLPPDFDQWAKPHPKRIDLEGKDGLLGNKSQLRGLELLWFRDRLDAYMVHIQGSAQINLTNGKKTSVGYAGGTDYPWTSIGKELAKDGKMDLNGLTLPRLVSYFRQNPRELSNYLPRWERFIFFQDTGGTPATGSIHVPVTAERSIATDKSLMPPGALALVNTSLPYPVSRGQLEYRTVSRFVLDQDTGSAIKSPGRVDYFMGSGQLAGDRAGVTGGNGSLYYLLLKE; via the coding sequence ATGAGAAAAACCCTTGCTTTGCTTTCCTTGAGTCTGGGAATCGCCCTTGTAAACCCACTCTGGTCAGTTGTTGCTCAGATTCCAAATATACCGTCGTCACCAGTACCGACCAGTCCTGAAGTACAACCACCACTTAAACCAATCGATTTGCAAGCCAATTGCACCCCCCGAAATGCTTGCTTGGGTTGGGATGAGCAAATTTGGAATAGCAGGGGTAAAAAAGGCGATCGCCAAGCACTTTTGGCTTCGATTGACAACAGTCTGCGTTACCTAGGAAAGAACGAAGCGATCGCCGCCTATCAAAATTATCCCATCAAGGAGATTTCTCTTGATCGCGTCCGGAGGAGTTTGCTGCGCTTCCGTCAACTGGTTGTCAGTTCTCAATCACCAGCCCAACTACAAGCTGCTGTCCGTCGGGAGTTTGTCTTTTATAAGTCTGTGGGCAATGATGGCAAGGGTACTGTTAAGTTCACTGCTTATTATGAGCCAGTTTATACCGCTAGCCGTGTAAAGACTTCAGTCTATAAATATCCCCTTTATCAACTGCCGCCAGATTTCGACCAATGGGCTAAACCCCACCCGAAACGGATTGATTTGGAAGGAAAAGATGGATTACTAGGCAATAAGAGCCAGTTGCGCGGTTTAGAATTGCTTTGGTTTCGCGATCGCCTAGACGCATACATGGTACACATCCAAGGTTCTGCCCAAATTAACTTAACCAATGGCAAGAAAACCTCTGTTGGTTATGCAGGTGGAACCGATTACCCTTGGACAAGCATCGGCAAAGAACTGGCAAAGGATGGCAAAATGGACTTGAACGGCTTAACGCTACCACGTCTAGTCAGTTATTTCCGCCAAAATCCCCGGGAATTGAGTAATTATCTGCCGCGTTGGGAAAGGTTTATCTTTTTCCAAGACACTGGCGGAACACCAGCTACAGGTAGTATTCATGTGCCAGTCACAGCAGAACGTTCCATTGCTACAGATAAGTCTCTCATGCCTCCAGGGGCGCTAGCATTGGTTAACACCTCACTTCCCTATCCTGTCAGCCGTGGCCAGCTAGAGTATCGTACTGTTAGCCGCTTTGTGCTTGATCAGGATACAGGAAGCGCCATCAAAAGCCCCGGACGGGTGGATTATTTCATGGGTTCTGGGCAATTAGCAGGCGATCGCGCTGGTGTCACAGGCGGGAATGGTTCACTATATTATTTACTCCTGAAGGAATAG
- a CDS encoding DUF5895 domain-containing protein: MNASAKFEFEDEKFNAPPSQVLPWGLMINPRYGPDGLQPHGLAINLDNAQAIGFQPDDNWQQIEHEFSSGVETVFITTTPRLVIVRRGPLSVKDRETGIKLGTFKDHKDDFLADKLKFKTFTRHLIFLVGEDKKFLHNLPLQLTLSGAAGASFGKNYSEYQQGRIVGGFVAELEKAYAGFCKKPVTPKGPLFHAHGIFCPIIECEERGIQPNTAMVASTVDYKHPTVGTLIEYMIASDSPESAIICKTFEDYKEFGKEAIKIETPKMELAGVSSSYVYADEDDFGYPPY; this comes from the coding sequence ATGAATGCATCTGCTAAGTTTGAATTTGAGGACGAGAAATTCAACGCGCCACCTTCTCAAGTCCTCCCCTGGGGTCTGATGATTAATCCTCGGTATGGCCCAGATGGTCTTCAGCCCCACGGTTTGGCGATTAACCTAGATAACGCCCAAGCTATCGGCTTTCAACCGGATGATAATTGGCAACAGATAGAGCATGAATTTAGCTCTGGAGTCGAAACAGTATTTATTACTACCACTCCCAGGTTAGTGATAGTGCGCCGGGGTCCATTATCTGTTAAAGACCGGGAAACGGGTATAAAACTGGGTACTTTCAAAGATCACAAGGATGATTTTTTAGCTGATAAACTTAAATTTAAAACTTTTACTCGCCATTTAATTTTTCTAGTGGGTGAAGATAAAAAGTTTTTACATAATTTACCACTGCAATTAACTCTCAGTGGTGCTGCGGGAGCTAGCTTTGGTAAAAATTATTCCGAATATCAACAAGGTAGAATTGTTGGTGGTTTCGTGGCTGAATTAGAAAAGGCTTATGCTGGATTTTGTAAGAAACCAGTGACACCAAAAGGTCCATTGTTCCATGCTCACGGTATTTTTTGCCCAATAATTGAGTGTGAAGAAAGAGGTATTCAGCCCAATACAGCAATGGTTGCTTCAACTGTTGACTACAAGCATCCGACAGTGGGAACTTTAATAGAATACATGATTGCTTCAGATTCTCCTGAATCGGCAATCATTTGCAAGACTTTTGAAGACTACAAAGAATTTGGTAAGGAAGCGATCAAAATCGAAACACCCAAAATGGAACTAGCTGGGGTTTCCAGTTCCTATGTTTACGCTGATGAAGATGATTTTGGTTATCCTCCCTATTAG
- a CDS encoding RNA-guided endonuclease InsQ/TnpB family protein, which produces MKTLKFKLYENKRNRHLKRMINAAGVIYNHCIALHKRYYRMWGKHLNSNQLQSHIAKLRKRHQFWQSVGSQAVQDICQRIEKAYQLFFKHNKKGVRPPGFKKVKKYKSFTLKQAGYKLLGGNRVKIGKRVYQFCQSREIEGKIKTLTIKRTPLGELFMVIVIFETLNLKGMQRLWGRKISDLAFREFLQILEWVAKKKGKQVVYIEQWYPSSKTCFNCGHLLEDLDLSVREWRCPSCQSINGRDHNAAKNIQAVGASTVGLGDVRRAMPAIAV; this is translated from the coding sequence ATGAAGACACTGAAGTTTAAGCTATACGAAAACAAGAGGAATAGACACCTCAAACGGATGATAAACGCCGCTGGGGTGATTTATAACCATTGTATTGCTCTACATAAACGCTACTACCGAATGTGGGGCAAGCATTTAAATAGCAATCAACTTCAATCTCACATTGCCAAGCTACGGAAACGCCATCAATTTTGGCAGTCAGTAGGTTCTCAAGCAGTACAAGATATTTGTCAACGCATCGAGAAAGCCTATCAATTATTTTTTAAACACAACAAAAAAGGAGTGAGACCCCCTGGATTTAAAAAAGTTAAAAAATACAAATCATTCACCCTCAAACAAGCTGGTTATAAATTATTAGGAGGCAACAGAGTTAAGATTGGCAAACGAGTTTATCAATTCTGTCAGTCCAGAGAGATAGAAGGAAAAATCAAAACATTAACCATAAAACGTACACCGCTAGGTGAGTTATTTATGGTGATAGTGATTTTTGAAACTTTGAACCTCAAAGGTATGCAACGTCTTTGGGGTAGGAAAATATCAGACTTAGCTTTTAGAGAGTTTCTACAAATCCTAGAATGGGTTGCCAAGAAGAAAGGAAAGCAAGTTGTTTATATAGAGCAGTGGTATCCATCTAGTAAAACTTGCTTTAATTGTGGTCATCTTTTAGAAGATTTGGATTTATCCGTTAGAGAATGGCGTTGTCCGTCTTGTCAATCAATTAATGGACGTGATCACAACGCTGCGAAAAATATTCAAGCAGTCGGGGCATCGACTGTTGGGTTAGGTGATGTCAGACGGGCTATGCCCGCAATTGCTGTTTGA
- a CDS encoding retropepsin-like aspartic protease family protein, with translation MKAIGRIRIGIAAVYSMIVLTVPSVAKANDAGGCFMVTSSGKTIGLGQLCGMNQPNPRVFQVPIKRRSAKTPIIDVYFNGNQVFEMVVDTGASGILITQQMATALKIQPLGMINATIADGSVVEFKTGNIPTIAVGRAVVNNATVAIAPKASIGLLGHDFFGNYDITILEKQIQFRQR, from the coding sequence ATGAAAGCTATTGGAAGGATAAGGATAGGGATTGCTGCTGTATATTCCATGATTGTGTTAACAGTGCCATCTGTAGCAAAGGCTAATGACGCGGGTGGTTGTTTCATGGTGACATCATCAGGTAAAACTATCGGATTGGGGCAACTATGTGGAATGAACCAACCAAATCCCAGAGTTTTTCAAGTACCAATCAAGCGTCGTAGCGCTAAAACTCCGATCATAGATGTTTATTTTAACGGCAATCAAGTTTTTGAGATGGTTGTTGATACTGGTGCAAGTGGTATTCTGATTACTCAACAAATGGCCACAGCCCTCAAAATCCAACCTTTGGGAATGATCAACGCCACGATTGCGGATGGTAGCGTAGTGGAGTTTAAAACTGGCAATATCCCAACAATTGCCGTTGGCCGTGCTGTGGTTAATAATGCAACAGTTGCGATCGCTCCCAAAGCTAGTATTGGGCTGCTTGGGCACGATTTTTTTGGCAACTACGATATCACAATTCTAGAAAAACAAATTCAATTTCGGCAGCGATAA
- a CDS encoding PHP domain-containing protein has protein sequence MVVNFARCTASTELLKQVFQRIDAQSCPRLFNFHMHTVNSDGRLQPSGLMEQAIAIGLQGLAITDHHSVDGYQAALTWLEAWKWNNPDAITPHLWSGAEINANLLDIEVHVLAYAFEPENPSMKPYLQRTTAMGEEYEAASVIAAIHQAGGLAVLAHPARYKRSLFDLIPAAAENGIDGVEAFYAYKNPNPWKPCAVESQQVQQLAEEYGLFNTCGTDTHGLNLLQRL, from the coding sequence ATGGTTGTAAATTTTGCCCGGTGTACTGCTTCCACAGAACTTTTGAAGCAAGTATTCCAGCGCATTGATGCCCAAAGTTGTCCGAGGTTATTCAACTTTCATATGCACACAGTTAACTCGGATGGAAGGTTACAGCCGAGCGGATTGATGGAGCAAGCGATCGCCATTGGTTTACAAGGACTGGCGATCACTGACCATCATAGTGTTGATGGCTATCAAGCGGCACTGACTTGGTTAGAAGCATGGAAGTGGAATAATCCCGATGCAATTACTCCTCACCTGTGGAGTGGTGCAGAAATCAATGCCAACCTATTGGATATAGAAGTTCACGTTTTGGCTTATGCCTTTGAACCAGAAAACCCCAGTATGAAACCTTATTTGCAAAGAACAACTGCTATGGGTGAAGAATATGAGGCAGCCAGTGTGATTGCCGCTATTCATCAAGCTGGGGGCTTGGCTGTACTCGCTCATCCAGCGCGCTACAAGCGATCGCTTTTTGACTTAATTCCAGCTGCGGCGGAAAACGGCATCGATGGCGTTGAAGCTTTCTATGCTTACAAAAATCCCAACCCCTGGAAACCCTGTGCTGTGGAATCACAACAAGTACAACAGTTAGCTGAGGAATATGGTCTTTTTAATACCTGTGGTACAGATACCCACGGTTTAAACCTGCTCCAGCGGTTGTAA